A window of Daucus carota subsp. sativus chromosome 2, DH1 v3.0, whole genome shotgun sequence genomic DNA:
cagagggtatctaaagacagcaaatggtgtctatgcagctaaggagtaaagtatctgtaagtcttaaaagttttctgttatatagttaaactctgttgcatttgacttaaatgttttgacatcatcaattatctgttaacttgcacataacttatttatgcacaagttgggggagattgttagatataattgatgattactaatgttcttaaggtttgttttagaacaggaatcatcagagtttaaactggaagctgatcagagtttagtaaagtctgacagagtttgataaagtctgatcagagtttacatagtcaagactcgacagagtttacacgtggaaagagctcagaagcggatatacttcaaggaaggatagaagctgaggagtgatttgctgactatggaaactaaacagaaaactgaagcaatctttgattgatagatttattagctgatttataggatatcaaatcagagattgattttgtaactgtgtctatataaacacagattagggttactctatatgagttgagttatcaagtacattgttaagaaccctagcagctcttagtgataatatataaatcactgagagagtttttgtaacctactaagctttgtgaataacagtttactgctttcaatctcttatattgtcgaattgtgttattgattgtgttcactatatctgtttatatagtgagtgtataggacctaacatatcCTATTGCGGGTGCTTGGTTGGACAATTTTTGACAGATTATTCTATTGATTTCCAAGCCATGCAACACAAAATGGCGTCGTTGTGGAGACCAGGGAGAGGCATGTATGTGAAGGAATTGGAGCGGAATAGGTACATATTTCAGTTTTATCATGAAGTAGATATCAGAAAAGTGATCGAAGGGAGCCCATGGACGTTTGGCCGTTATCAGCTTGTTTTTGAACGTCTGAAAGAAGGGGACTATCCACGAACAATGGCCATCAATAAACAAGAGTGGGTTCAAGTTCAGCTGGGGTTTGAGGGTTGGTTTGTGATTGAGTCGATAGGGAAAAGTGGTGGTGAGCGTTAAAATGCTCTTGAAACGCTCTAGCGTTATTTGAGCTTTCAAATGCCGACGTTAATTCATGATAATTTAGGGccgttaacgagccgagccgagccgagttttcttatcgaacaaatattgtgttcgagctcgagctcgttaactaacgagccgagctcgagcttgttcacgaacaaactcgagccgagtcgagtcgagccgagccaaaATAAAATAAGGTTAAACCGCtacttgactcttaaaatagcaagccaaataaattttattttttttagaaattttggtcatttcactaaaatgtatatttgttaaaatccatacagttggatcggtaaaaagtattttttaaaaaatcaaaacactaaattaaaattaaacactagttagcggtactagtcaaACCTCCACTTAGACTATTAAAACAGCAAATcagataaaattattattttctgaaACTTAGATTAcataactaaaataaataaatgttgaCATCCATACGGTTtgatcaataaaaaatatttttaaaaaaattgaaatataaatttaggaCTAAACACTAGTCAAATTGATGCTTGATTATAAATTAGTAAACCAACACTTGGTACttagtgtgttttgatgttATCATATTATGGTTACTAATATTCTTTTGatcaatttgatatattatatgtcgaATTCGGAGTTCCattacatgtatatattataaaattatcctgaaaaaattgtatttttcgagctttaacgagccgagttcgagccgagctcgTTTTCCAATaaatgtgttcgagctcgagttcttaaccaaccgagtcgagccgagccgagcttttatcAAGCCGAGCTTGAGCTTGTTCGTGAATATTTATTGATAATATCACATTAGTATCATAGAATCTCTATgatttctattttctttttacCGGCCTTTTTATTTAGGGCAAAATTCATGTACCGATGCTACATGATGTACAATTGTATGTGTTTTTTCACCTTAATTGTGATAGAAAGAAACAACACTCCAATTTTTAATCCAATTCCAAACAACTACTGTACCATCTTGTACTTATAAGATAAGTTGTTGGTTTTACATGTGAGGAACAAGTCTTCAGATAAGTTGTTGGTTGTACATGTGGCAATGAATCCAACCCGTCGttcagataaatttaaaataaggtTATGTGACTTAATATAATGAATAATTTTATAGATCTTAATTAAAAGTTGacattattttgtgaattttaaaaatatacattaatttgAAGATCTTAACAGTAGACATTAATCTCTGACCGGTGTATTCAAGGACTAATTCTGGCTCGTGCAGCAGCCGCAGACactttatgttgtgtttggttgtgatgaatggaatgaaatgagtataaataaaagaaatcaATAGAGTATAGGAGGGAGGACTTTCAGAAAAATGAATGAGTGCAAATTTCGTATGCCGAGATTTGGGTAGATAATAGATATGACAAGGAATGGAGCATTTCTTCCCAAAATGGAGGTTTTGAGCTCTAGTTAAGATTGATAGAAACGGAATTCAACAAAATTATGATTCAAATCTCGTTCCATTCCTTCCATTTTCATTCAAGGTGTCTGAATTTTATAAAGCAAGAAGTATTCGCCATGTAGCTGCTAACAGTTGACAGATCTGACAAATCTGACAAATCTTGACTTATTTGATAAGCTTAGAGCTTAAAATGTCTATTTGGATAATTtcgacttattaatgacttatgggttattaaatatataataataataataaaagtgatttatgagtaatcTATGACTTaagagtaatttttatcaaaaaaaagttcaaaaaaaattagccaCTGAAAAAAATACCTtaaactaacttctggctttaagtcagcttctggcttatttctaactttaagcCAACTTCTGACTTGTTATAGAAACAGACATTTTTAAGTTTAAAGTCAAAGATAAACTTAAAACCTAAGCTTTAAGCCCAGGCAAACAGGCTCTTACTAAATCATTAATACCAATAGACTGCATAGACCGACTAATAATGCAAATTGCagcatcaaaattaatttagagTTAACAGTATATTCAGTAAACAACCTTTAAGAGAAAAGGGGATCAACTGATGGAGAAGTAGttggaaaaaagaaaaaagaaaaaagaaagctAAAGGAGAAAGGTAagggactttttttttttttttttttgggggggggggggggggggatgtaTGTCAATTAACTTTTAAGAAGGCTTTCGAGGGCTTCAAAGAAAAGAGAAGCCATTTCAGGATTAGGTGTTTTAATTGCACACTTGAGACCAGGAATTCCGACCACCATTGTTAGTTCAATTAAAAATGGGATTGCTCTAGGGATCTTGGCCGAGAGGTACAGGACTTCCTGGTTCGCATTTTTACGCTTTGCAATAAAAAACATATTCGATGAAGCCAACCGGTCAAGTGTAGCTTCCACACTATTTATCACAATGGCTGGAAAGTCCCTTAAGACCTCGTTTGAGTCGGGCAATGACTTCCATGTCTGCAATGTGGAAAGAAAAGCTTTAATTTCTATTCCAGAAATTTAACAATGTATAAATATTTACAGAGTTACAAACTTATCCCAGCCTATCCTGGAAAGAACATAGGCAGCTTGATTTACAGAATATTATTGGTGACTATAGATTAAAACTCAAAACCATATATATACTAATTTTCAAGTACAGAATATCAAATGTATTAATCAAAATCATTCATATACTAAACGGGTTTGACTTTGAGACATTCAAAGAGCTGTGTTTTGTTACCTCAAGAAAGGATGTGCGCTCCATCCTCCCATCCTCAGTAAAAAGAACCAGTAGTGAAATTTTATCATTGTAGTACCACACAGGTTGCTGAGAATTTTTCACAGCAACCTGTAGAAGTGTGTTTGGTGGACCAGGAGCTACATTTTGGAACAAAACCATAGGAAGAAGAGTTCTGGCTGATGACCGAGGTTGCACTTGAGGGACCTGGACACAGTAgtatataaaagtttaaaacctTCCTAATAGTGAAACCTGTGCTCCATTAGAAGATAATGGTACCTGCAGTGGCCCAGCAGCCGCAAGGCCAAATGTATTCTTGTTGAACTGAATCATGAACCCGTCAAGGGGAACCTGTGTATTGTTCTCAAATAATATGCAGTAAAATATCTGGCCATCTTTCCTTATCAGTTGCGCGCTGATTTGTAAACCTTGACCGCTTGAGGCAGGCAACATAACTGGCAGAGTGAGGCTGCAAGCAACACGAGAATATTATGCTGGTATATAAGATGCCAACCAGTCTGGCTGATTTGAAAAACTATACTACATTTGGTTGCtctatatttagcaaaaaaaaaaaagaactataCTACAGATCTGATATAGCCAGTGGTTTGGAATCTGGTGCACTAATTAACAGTACTACAAACTTACACATCGGCCTGGGCTACAACAGCATTACTACTACTATTTCCATCCCCCATCAGATCAAGTAAATCTGGTACAGGAGCTGCATGGACAGCTTGTCGTGCTACAGCATGAACATTGATTGAGGAAGGTGGTGGTGATGCTCCCCTCTCGATTCCTTGAGAAGGCGCCTCTGAATATCCAGGTTCCCCTCCGTCTGGGTACTCATCTTCTTCAGGTCTTTGAGTACTTCTTACACGAGTTACAAATGCCTCTGGGGGCTTGTGATACACAGAGGATAATGTGGCAATGTTGGCAAGAAGCTCGTCAAGAAGGGATGGATCAAGAAGGTTTGAGTCATCACTTATCACAGGCTTCTCAGTCAACACAACATCCTTTGCTGCCTGAGTCATAAAACAACTCTCTTATATTGAGAATAAAGGAGTATAATAATTCCAAGTTTTCAAGGCTAAAAGTTATAAGAAACATAATACAATACGATTAAGGCTCTCTctcaatatatgtgtgtgtctgtgtgtgtgtgtgtggtttATAAAGTTTTGGTTTTTATAAGAATTTCCATACCTCTGGATCAGTTGAAAGAAGGCGCCAGTATATGTATGCACGATCTCGTAAATCTGGATTGTCAGTCTCAACCGTGGCATTATTCAATACAACCTTCAAAAGTAATAATAAATGTTTAATGTgtaatatttgtgtgtgtgtgtgtaactaAGAAACAAGCAAGCAACTCCGTCTTCTTGTTACTCTGAAGTAGAAACAGAAacatcaaatataataagtACACAATAAAAGCAGCCTGCAATATGAGCACATATTGCAGCATTGCAAAACAATTATTCTGTTCAAAGGAGTGGTAATTCCCTGAAggataaattaaaacactatcATGTATTTTTTCAGAACAGTACCTGAATCATCTGCTGAGGGCCTTCAGTTGGTTTTTTAAGAAATAGTTTAACAGTTGCTGTCAGCAATTGCAACTGAACTTGAGCAGGTTCTTCGGGGAAGGTCTCTAAAAAGCTTTCTAGGAGTTCATCAGCATTGTCAATTCTTTCCGCATATTCACCAATGATCCAAATCATTGATGCCTATgaataaaagaatataaaagacttggcaaaaaaagGATATAAAAGTGGATAAgcaattaaaacaattatttaCTATCAAAACATTAGATTTGTTTTAGTTACCTTGGCCTCAGGCTCGTCTAATGTATCTAAACTCTCACACAGTGTCGCAATGATGGACTCATAACTGCAAACcaaaatttgatattgccaTGTGACAAGGCAAGGAGAGCTCTACTTTATTAGAACCCCGTCATTcattcaaaagaaaaagaatgatAAACTTACGTATTAGGATATCTCCTAAAAATATCTTTGATGACTATAATGGCCTCCTGAACTACATAGTTCACTTTAATCTTGATCAGCTCGAGCAGAACGCTTATGCACCGCTCAGCTGCTCTATCTAACTTGATAGCACAGCGTCCGATAGCACGCACAGCTCTTCTGACGAAATCTACATCCACTTCTGTAGCATATTCTTTAAACTCCAATAGAACCTGGTGAAAAAacacttaaaattgaaaatatccAATGGGAtgataataaataagaaaaaatataaataccaaGCTCTGCTTACCTGGTCTATGTTTCTGTCTGAAGCAAGTTTGATCATGATTTCCAACTTTTCCATCTTCACATAAATTGGATCATTATACTTGCAGAAAAACACCTAGCcggatattaaaaattaaaaataaaattacatgacACCccagaaatatttaaataaattgttaGAATGAGCAAAAAATGAATCACAAAAGAGATCACTTGTATGGGCCTTGGATAGGAAAACAAATCACGTTGTATCACCTTAATTTCATGAGCAAGAATTGTAGGCCTTCGTTGTACAATAAGGTTTATGTTTCTTAGAGCCACATATTGGATCTCAGGTTCTGCAGACAGTAATGTCACAAGAGGTGGAGCCATTTTCTTGCAAAGGTTACGAACCACATCAGGACTGCTTATAAGTTCCATTTTTTGAATAATCATCTGTACAGCAAAATAAGAGGTCTTGAATTACAGTCAAAAAGGATGATTACATGATCAGAAAGAAAGTATTTGCATTGGCAATGCGtttgtagttttcattttaattttggtttgtatttgagcaattgagctatatatatgtatgtatagggtcctactccatTATctccttaaaataaaaactagaaactaggataaaagaaattttagatcacatcgaaatatagcacatatggtatgcaaCTTGATCAtttggagatgaagaaaaatacaaTTATGTGGGATCATGTGTGGGAGGGTCTATTTTAGTTGTGTTCGATGACTTCCAGGTAGGGGTACGTAGGGGTGAGCAtttggttcggttaaccgaaaaccaaACCGATTACAATTCAGTTTTGTTAACCAAATTAAagtttttggttcggtttttggtaggtaaattcttaaatttcagtttttcggttttttaacgGCGGTTAATTGAAAACcgaacaaaatatttatacttctattcaatatttatattttaattgacaAGCAGAGACTAATACATAGTATAGATGGCGAGAACTATACTctgttatttttaataattgttgCAATGTGTTTATTGAGTGAAGTCTATTACTTATATTTGCTGCACTTCGTCAATCTGCACGACCACAGGCCAGGATGATGAAAGAAGAGCAGTCTACATCTCTCCGGCCAGCAAACCTAGGAATTATCATTTACTGCTAATCTGCTATAGTCAAATGTCGACCATGATGCAGGCTTATTTAATTTCAAGTGCTCCGACACATTTTCTCCTTGTTTTGAATGTATACTCGTGATATATTTGAAAGTTTAATCTTTTGATGTTTTAAATCTGTGATTCAAGAAGTGTAAACTTgaattttctgaatttttttttaatttcaaatttttagcaCCATGGTTAAATTTCGGTTTTTGGGAATAAACGAAATAttattttcggttcggttctaaAACGGAATTTAATCAATTCAGTTTTCATAGGCATTTTCTTGACATTTCAGTTTCGATTAACCGAATtctaattcggttcggtttttactgAATGCACAACCCTGCTTTTCCGTGTATTTTAATCAATGTTCTAAAAGCTCATTAAGCGGCTGCTTAATCGGggcctaagagcaagtccaacactatgctaaggggttccctaaaaatattattaaataatatgtcttagtgatttagcacaagatttagcacatgagctccaatagtactccctatattcattccctattattataataatattaaatttaaacaactttggtgtggaggagagagggaaatgatgtggagaagagagagaaatgaatattttaatgataaaaataatttaggagtggctagcatattctaaaaatagggaaggggaagcttgtgctagtgatttagcacatcactagcatagtgttggagtgcaattttatcccatattccctatttttggatttaagacttgatttagcacacctattggacttgctctaaagcaCTTCGATTTTGTACTAAACAGGTGATTaagcatttttgaaaattaagcggtCATTAAATggattaagcggtcaaaatgatgttgacttgctaatttttaattttataatattaattttttttctaatatatctataattatattaaaaaattaaaaaaaatgctttattaagaatattataaattttaattcttaccatgatataattttatttttaaatatattaatattataataaaaattttaaatatatataattaatctgATCAGTGACCCGCTTAAATTTCTGCTTAAGCGTCCGCTTAACCGCTTAAACACTAGAAGGTCCTCCCACCACTTAGAATCGATTTGCGCTTTTTACAACTCTTATTTTAATTGCATGTGGGACTTCTATAGTAGAAGTCACCACACACAACTAAAATACACATCTCACATAATCCTCTAcatttctaaatttaattttttcccTCAGTTTGTGACCTTTTTTCAAATCTGACTACActgtatttttcttcatctccaaaCGATCAATTTGCATAACATATTGCTATATTTCGatgtaatttgaaaaaaaaatttatttagtttctaatttttattttaaagagaTTTCTAGTAGTGTAGGACGAGCTTATAACCCATGCGTTGCACGGGTGGCTTATATATTTTGttcctttaatatatatatttttaaaattaaaatttcttttaaagatatatttatgttaaaataacatgatttcagttaaattagatttttaagtaatcaataaatatgtttaggttaaatatttttaatgggtatgttaaatatgtatttttatggacatatttgacaaatttttaatagttaaatcCGTCAAAAggcttataaaaaaataagcccgaaagatatgtttaatgaaaatgtttaaatgtgttttagttataaTCAAAAAGAccatttaaattatgttattaataaaaGAGGTCCGCAAACAGGTCTAGTTACCGAacaaaacttttaatgtttcagcttgaataatgtatatataacaCACACACTAACAATGGGAAAACTATTAATGTGACAAATACCGACTTGCCTTGATAGCTGAAAGGACAACAGCACAATTTGCATGTTGTAAACGTGGAGTGACACGCTCCACAATACTTTCAGCTTCACGAGCATCAACAGCCTTGTACTTTGAAAGTGCATCCAATATGAAAACTTGACCCCACCTGAACAAGTATATTTATGTTGAACAGAGATGCATGCCATTATTGATACAACTGACCACCTTTCAATTACAGTCTATGATTTGAAAATTGGAGACAAAGTAAGGATCCCCGGCAAACTTAAAGCATCAAAGTTTGTTCATTATTGTCTAAAATTGACTATTTAATTCACATAAATTGCACCCAGGGCTAATATCCAGAAATACACGACAAAATCGCATA
This region includes:
- the LOC108207338 gene encoding beta-adaptin-like protein B isoform X1: MTGHDSKYFSTTKKGEIPELKEELNSQYKDKRKDAVRKVIAAMTVGKDVSSLFTDVVNCMQTENLELKKLVYLYLINYAKSQPDLAILAVNTFVKDSQDPNPLIRALAVRTMGCIRVDKITEYLCDPLQRCLKDDDPYVRKTAAICVAKLYDINAELVEDRGFLDALKNLISDNNPMVVANAVAALAEIQDNSSRPVFQITSQTLTKLLTALNECTEWGQVFILDALSKYKAVDAREAESIVERVTPRLQHANCAVVLSAIKMIIQKMELISSPDVVRNLCKKMAPPLVTLLSAEPEIQYVALRNINLIVQRRPTILAHEIKVFFCKYNDPIYVKMEKLEIMIKLASDRNIDQVLLEFKEYATEVDVDFVRRAVRAIGRCAIKLDRAAERCISVLLELIKIKVNYVVQEAIIVIKDIFRRYPNTYESIIATLCESLDTLDEPEAKASMIWIIGEYAERIDNADELLESFLETFPEEPAQVQLQLLTATVKLFLKKPTEGPQQMIQVVLNNATVETDNPDLRDRAYIYWRLLSTDPEAAKDVVLTEKPVISDDSNLLDPSLLDELLANIATLSSVYHKPPEAFVTRVRSTQRPEEDEYPDGGEPGYSEAPSQGIERGASPPPSSINVHAVARQAVHAAPVPDLLDLMGDGNSSSNAVVAQADVLTLPVMLPASSGQGLQISAQLIRKDGQIFYCILFENNTQVPLDGFMIQFNKNTFGLAAAGPLQVPQVQPRSSARTLLPMVLFQNVAPGPPNTLLQVAVKNSQQPVWYYNDKISLLVLFTEDGRMERTSFLETWKSLPDSNEVLRDFPAIVINSVEATLDRLASSNMFFIAKRKNANQEVLYLSAKIPRAIPFLIELTMVVGIPGLKCAIKTPNPEMASLFFEALESLLKS
- the LOC108207338 gene encoding beta-adaptin-like protein B isoform X2, which gives rise to MQDKRKDAVRKVIAAMTVGKDVSSLFTDVVNCMQTENLELKKLVYLYLINYAKSQPDLAILAVNTFVKDSQDPNPLIRALAVRTMGCIRVDKITEYLCDPLQRCLKDDDPYVRKTAAICVAKLYDINAELVEDRGFLDALKNLISDNNPMVVANAVAALAEIQDNSSRPVFQITSQTLTKLLTALNECTEWGQVFILDALSKYKAVDAREAESIVERVTPRLQHANCAVVLSAIKMIIQKMELISSPDVVRNLCKKMAPPLVTLLSAEPEIQYVALRNINLIVQRRPTILAHEIKVFFCKYNDPIYVKMEKLEIMIKLASDRNIDQVLLEFKEYATEVDVDFVRRAVRAIGRCAIKLDRAAERCISVLLELIKIKVNYVVQEAIIVIKDIFRRYPNTYESIIATLCESLDTLDEPEAKASMIWIIGEYAERIDNADELLESFLETFPEEPAQVQLQLLTATVKLFLKKPTEGPQQMIQVVLNNATVETDNPDLRDRAYIYWRLLSTDPEAAKDVVLTEKPVISDDSNLLDPSLLDELLANIATLSSVYHKPPEAFVTRVRSTQRPEEDEYPDGGEPGYSEAPSQGIERGASPPPSSINVHAVARQAVHAAPVPDLLDLMGDGNSSSNAVVAQADVLTLPVMLPASSGQGLQISAQLIRKDGQIFYCILFENNTQVPLDGFMIQFNKNTFGLAAAGPLQVPQVQPRSSARTLLPMVLFQNVAPGPPNTLLQVAVKNSQQPVWYYNDKISLLVLFTEDGRMERTSFLETWKSLPDSNEVLRDFPAIVINSVEATLDRLASSNMFFIAKRKNANQEVLYLSAKIPRAIPFLIELTMVVGIPGLKCAIKTPNPEMASLFFEALESLLKS